In the genome of Ignavibacteriales bacterium, one region contains:
- a CDS encoding MATE family efflux transporter gives MLNRIKSLSFLTFFNKGHERTINIKKNIASSFVYRGIAIAISLVQLPLTLTYLNNTQYGVWITLGSIINWFAFFDVGLGHGLRNKFAEALAKNDKTLARIYVSTTYAMIIAIVLVWTLLFLIINPFLNWVAILQAPPAFAADVEILVLYVMASFALGFILQLIKPILMADQKPAINDLINLCASILTIVITIILIQTTESSLLLLGISFSFVPVVITLVATIYLFVKKYPEFIPSIKFIELKYARDLTSLGVKFFIIQIAGVVIYSTDNMIITQTLGPAEVTPYSISYKYFEMLNMVFMIVATPFWSGFTEAYYKGEIDWIKSTMKKLMYIMSGFIGITIIMVASSTFVFDTWLQGKVHVPIMISLFMGLYIIIKIWETIFCLFINGVGKIKLQLYMSVGAALINIPLSIYFAKTLGLGSAGVILATCVCTVYALVLWPMQYKKIITKTDYGIWGK, from the coding sequence TTGTTAAACAGAATTAAATCACTCTCTTTCCTGACCTTTTTTAATAAAGGACATGAAAGAACCATAAACATAAAAAAGAACATTGCCTCTTCTTTTGTTTATAGAGGAATTGCTATTGCAATAAGTCTTGTTCAGTTACCGCTTACACTTACTTATCTTAACAACACACAATATGGTGTCTGGATAACGCTTGGTTCAATTATAAACTGGTTTGCTTTTTTTGATGTTGGACTAGGACACGGACTCAGAAATAAATTTGCAGAAGCTTTAGCAAAGAATGATAAAACACTTGCCAGGATTTATGTAAGCACAACTTACGCAATGATCATTGCAATAGTGCTGGTGTGGACATTACTATTCCTAATCATAAATCCGTTTTTAAACTGGGTCGCAATACTTCAGGCTCCACCCGCATTTGCTGCTGATGTGGAAATTTTAGTTTTGTACGTGATGGCTTCATTCGCTCTTGGTTTTATACTTCAATTGATAAAACCAATTTTAATGGCTGATCAAAAGCCCGCGATAAATGATTTGATAAATCTATGTGCAAGTATTCTTACAATTGTTATTACGATTATTCTCATCCAGACAACAGAAAGCTCTCTGCTTTTACTCGGTATCAGTTTTAGTTTTGTTCCCGTTGTAATCACACTTGTTGCCACAATTTATTTGTTCGTGAAAAAATATCCTGAGTTTATTCCTTCAATCAAATTTATAGAACTTAAGTATGCTCGCGATCTTACCTCACTCGGAGTAAAATTTTTTATTATCCAGATAGCAGGTGTTGTAATCTACTCGACCGATAATATGATAATTACACAAACACTAGGACCGGCAGAAGTAACACCTTACAGCATATCATACAAATATTTTGAAATGCTGAACATGGTTTTTATGATCGTGGCAACTCCGTTCTGGTCAGGCTTTACGGAAGCGTATTACAAAGGTGAGATTGACTGGATAAAAAGCACAATGAAAAAACTGATGTATATAATGTCGGGATTTATAGGCATCACAATCATAATGGTTGCATCCTCAACATTTGTGTTTGATACATGGCTTCAGGGAAAAGTACATGTGCCGATAATGATTTCACTTTTTATGGGTTTATATATTATTATAAAAATCTGGGAGACGATTTTCTGTTTGTTTATTAATGGTGTCGGCAAAATCAAACTTCAATTGTATATGTCTGTTGGCGCAGCATTAATAAATATTCCTCTCTCAATATATTTTGCAAAAACTCTTGGTTTAGGTTCTGCCGGAGTAATTCTTGCAACGTGTGTTTGCACAGTTTATGCGCTTGTGTTGTGGCCAATGCAGTACAAAAAGATTATCACAAAAACCGATTACGGAATCTGGGGTAAATAG
- a CDS encoding glycosyltransferase, translating into MKIIRALWFSNVPSMDASKHLGKTPLNYAVWMNSLKDKIHGDPEVTLGIVFPSPTGKYEQFEINTVKYYGMPNLYRDGFISGKISGWFHEIEPETILEYYLKAIEDFKPDLIHIFGTERSQGLVIKKIKIPAVIHLQGNLTIITQKYFSGISKFETIVHGNKKDLLFGMGVYHDYFYFRKRAKRELRIYSKCKFFMGRTEMDRRLTQFLSNDSKYFHCEEVLREEFYSNEWKKNSGDKKIVFANMMPANYKGFETLCEAALLLKEKKKLDVELRVSGISEESELYKIVDRKLGKGSLKSFVTTLGYNIQAGKIVEEMLKSHLFVHPSHIENSPNSVCEAMVLGMPIVCTNVGGTSSIISDQKEGLLIQDGEPYTMAAAMYELFLNEELAGQYGSNARKRALERHNPEKVKRRVIEIYREITGYN; encoded by the coding sequence ATGAAAATAATCAGAGCCCTATGGTTTTCAAATGTTCCTTCAATGGATGCATCAAAGCACCTTGGAAAGACACCACTCAATTATGCTGTGTGGATGAACTCACTGAAAGATAAGATACATGGAGATCCAGAAGTAACACTTGGAATAGTTTTCCCATCTCCGACCGGGAAGTATGAACAGTTTGAAATAAATACGGTAAAATATTATGGTATGCCGAATCTTTACAGAGACGGATTTATCAGCGGCAAAATATCCGGCTGGTTTCATGAAATTGAACCGGAAACAATACTTGAATATTACCTGAAAGCCATAGAAGATTTTAAACCGGATTTAATACATATTTTTGGTACAGAAAGAAGCCAGGGGCTTGTAATTAAAAAAATAAAAATCCCAGCCGTCATTCATCTTCAGGGAAACCTTACAATTATTACTCAAAAATATTTTTCCGGTATAAGCAAATTTGAGACTATAGTACATGGAAATAAGAAAGATTTACTTTTTGGTATGGGAGTGTATCACGATTATTTTTATTTCAGAAAGAGAGCTAAGCGAGAGTTGAGAATCTACTCTAAATGTAAATTCTTTATGGGCCGAACAGAGATGGACAGGCGTTTGACTCAATTTCTTTCCAATGACTCAAAATATTTTCATTGTGAAGAAGTTTTACGTGAGGAGTTTTATTCAAATGAATGGAAAAAAAATAGCGGAGATAAAAAAATTGTGTTCGCAAATATGATGCCTGCAAACTATAAAGGGTTTGAAACTTTATGTGAAGCCGCGTTACTGCTCAAGGAAAAGAAAAAGTTGGATGTTGAACTAAGAGTTTCAGGTATATCGGAAGAATCAGAACTTTATAAAATTGTTGACAGAAAATTAGGTAAGGGGTCGCTTAAAAGTTTTGTCACAACATTAGGCTATAATATTCAGGCGGGAAAGATTGTTGAAGAGATGTTAAAATCTCATTTGTTTGTTCATCCTTCGCATATAGAGAACAGCCCTAATAGTGTTTGTGAAGCTATGGTTTTAGGAATGCCGATTGTCTGTACAAATGTTGGAGGAACAAGCAGTATAATATCGGACCAGAAAGAAGGTCTTTTAATTCAGGATGGCGAGCCTTACACAATGGCTGCGGCAATGTATGAATTATTTTTGAATGAAGAGCTTGCCGGTCAATATGGTTCGAACGCAAGAAAAAGAGCTTTGGAAAGGCACAACCCCGAAAAAGTAAAAAGACGTGTAATAGAGATTTACAGAGAGATA
- a CDS encoding polysaccharide deacetylase family protein, with the protein MGIYNTIDSIDRKITPAVLKIIGEKPKIISFYFHGIFADEKELNADIVDPQQRFTVNDFKRFFEYFLESGYKFISPDDVSGAVDTSAKNILMTFDDGYYSNSLILPLLNEYKIPALFFISTNHIKQNKAFWVDVAYRNRKKQGAGIQIISEEQVFLKSKKHDFIDKYLVENFGKDSLKPTCDIDRTFTPSELKKFSEEKFVHIGNHTTDHAVLTNYEIDEAKDQIVNAQNDLLQITGKLPDYISFPNGNHNDELVRVSSESGLKIGLTTIHQKNFFPILFNQSMLLINRYTFVMGDNFDERLNFIRNDYRLLNFYLNLRQYILKR; encoded by the coding sequence TTGGGTATTTATAACACAATTGATTCAATTGACAGAAAGATCACTCCTGCTGTATTAAAAATAATCGGCGAAAAACCCAAAATTATTTCGTTTTACTTTCATGGAATTTTTGCTGATGAAAAAGAGTTGAACGCTGATATAGTTGATCCGCAGCAGCGCTTTACTGTTAATGATTTCAAAAGATTTTTTGAATACTTCCTGGAAAGTGGTTATAAGTTCATAAGTCCGGATGATGTGTCGGGAGCTGTTGATACTTCAGCAAAAAATATACTTATGACTTTTGATGATGGATATTACAGCAACAGCTTGATTCTTCCTTTATTAAATGAATACAAAATCCCCGCTCTCTTTTTTATTTCTACAAATCATATTAAACAGAACAAAGCATTTTGGGTTGACGTGGCTTACCGCAATAGGAAAAAACAAGGTGCGGGTATTCAAATAATTTCAGAAGAGCAGGTATTTCTTAAATCAAAAAAGCATGATTTTATAGACAAATATCTCGTTGAAAATTTTGGTAAAGATTCGTTGAAACCGACCTGTGATATTGACAGAACATTCACACCTTCAGAATTAAAAAAGTTTTCTGAAGAAAAATTTGTCCATATTGGAAACCACACAACAGATCACGCCGTACTTACAAATTATGAAATTGATGAAGCTAAAGATCAGATAGTAAATGCCCAAAATGATCTTCTTCAAATAACAGGAAAACTTCCTGACTATATTTCTTTTCCTAATGGAAATCATAATGATGAACTTGTCCGAGTCTCAAGTGAATCAGGATTAAAAATAGGATTAACAACAATTCATCAGAAAAATTTTTTTCCCATTCTATTTAATCAATCAATGCTGCTCATTAACCGTTACACATTTGTGATGGGAGATAACTTTGATGAAAGATTGAATTTCATCAGGAATGACTACAGACTATTAAATTTTTACCTTAACCTGCGTCAATATATACTTAAACGTTAG
- a CDS encoding SDR family oxidoreductase, which translates to MDFLVTGGGGFIGSNIVESLLKKGFSVRVMDNFSTGKRENIKPFEKDIDLFEGDIRNFHLVEKAVKNVEVILHQAALPSVPRSVADPISSDQANIQGTLNILYAAKENGVRKVVFASSSSVYGDNPVLPKHEGMIPNPLSPYAVTKLTGEKYCQVFSNLYGLETVCLRYFNVFGPKQDPNSQYSAVIPKFIKAMLKDERPVIYGDGEQSRDFTFIENVIEGNVLAANYKNEKSLVANCACHGQITLNQLVDEINKIIGKNIKPVYDKERPGDIKHSFADIELIKSKLNFEPKVSFLEGLKKTIEYTSR; encoded by the coding sequence ATAGATTTTTTAGTTACCGGCGGCGGCGGATTTATCGGTTCAAACATTGTTGAATCTTTATTGAAGAAAGGTTTCTCCGTTAGAGTAATGGATAACTTTTCAACAGGTAAAAGAGAAAACATAAAACCATTTGAAAAAGACATTGACCTCTTTGAAGGAGATATCAGGAATTTTCATCTTGTAGAAAAAGCTGTTAAGAATGTTGAAGTGATTTTGCATCAGGCTGCGCTTCCATCAGTGCCAAGATCAGTCGCGGACCCTATCTCATCAGACCAGGCAAACATTCAGGGGACTTTAAATATTCTTTATGCCGCAAAAGAAAATGGAGTTAGAAAAGTTGTGTTCGCTTCTTCATCCTCTGTTTACGGTGATAATCCTGTTCTGCCAAAACATGAAGGAATGATTCCAAATCCATTATCACCTTACGCTGTTACAAAATTAACCGGAGAAAAATACTGCCAGGTGTTTTCAAATCTTTACGGACTCGAAACAGTTTGTCTCCGTTATTTCAATGTGTTCGGACCTAAGCAGGATCCTAACTCACAGTACTCAGCAGTTATCCCAAAGTTTATAAAAGCAATGTTGAAAGATGAACGTCCTGTTATTTACGGTGACGGTGAACAAAGCCGCGATTTTACTTTTATAGAAAATGTAATTGAAGGAAACGTACTCGCAGCGAATTATAAAAATGAAAAATCACTCGTTGCTAATTGCGCATGTCATGGACAAATTACTCTTAATCAATTGGTAGATGAAATAAATAAAATTATTGGTAAGAACATTAAACCGGTTTATGACAAAGAGCGTCCGGGAGATATCAAACATTCATTTGCCGATATTGAACTGATCAAGTCTAAACTTAATTTTGAACCGAAAGTTTCTTTCCTTGAAGGATTGAAAAAAACAATTGAATACACTTCACGTTAA